ACGGTTCTCAAACTCCTCACCCTTTGCCGCCGGAATACCATAGTCGGCCAATCCGCCAGCAACGCCACCAGTGGCAGCGCCGGATAACATTGCAGCGATCGGTCCTGCGGCGATCAAAGGTCCAAATCCGGGAATGGCTAAGGCACCGGCACCCAAGGCTAGGCCTGCCAAACCACCTATGGTGGCACCACTTACAGCACCGTCGGCTACACCGTCTCCACCGGTGAAGTTAGTAGTCATGGGGCCCTCTTGGCCCTTTTCTTCGCCCTTTGCTACCATGGAGATTTCTTTGTCAAAACCAATACGGCGTAATTCACTAATGGCTCGTTCTGCCTGTCCCTGGGAGGAGAAAAAACCTGTAATTGTCTTCATGTAGCTACCCCCTTCAATTTTAAATGGTCGTTCAAAAATTAGGTTACCCTACTTTATAAGAGTCATTCATGACAAAAATAATTGTTGTTTCATTTAATTCTTTGCTTTGGAAAAAAGAAGTTTATTTTTAACTACTGTTTGGTATAATATGTTTTGTTGTTAGGGAGAATGATGGAAAAGCAAGATAAAAGAAAAGAAAGGAGAACTAAGAATGCTACCGACTCCTAAGAAATATTTTGTTACCGCTGCTTCATCCGAAGGAAAAAGTAAACTTACGGCATTTGACAATGCACTACTAAAAGCACGCATCGGCAATGTAAATCTCTTACGAGTGTCCAGCATTCTGCCACCGGGCTGTCAAGAGGACCCCGGCATGGTATTGCCTCCTGGTTCTCTAGTTCCAACTGCCTACGGATACATTGTCAGTAATGTACCAGGTGAGATTATTTCTGCCTGTGTGGGAGTGGGTATTAATTCCAATGATTCCTTCGGAGTTATTATGGAATTCTCGGGTAAATGCAGTAAGGAAGAGGCCGAACAAAACATCACCAATATGGTGAAGGAAGCATTTGAAACCCGAGGGATGGAACTAAAAGATATTAAGATTGCTTCCGCAGAACATAAGGTTGAAAAAATTGGTTGTGCCCTGGCAGCAGTTCCCCTTTGGTATTAGTATTAAGGAGGTCTGTGAAATGGAATTATGGTACTCAGAAAGAGGAATAGTCCCCGGATTAGCACTAAGTGTTGAAGTAAGCAAAGTGTTGCACGAAGAGCAAACAGATTTTCAGCATTTGGCAGTTGTGGATACACCCCTTTGTGGTCGTATGCTCTGGTTGGACAACATTATTATGACGAGTATTAAGGATGAATTTATTTATCATGAAATGATTAGCCACGTGGCTTTAAATACTCATGAAAACCCCAAGAAGGTATTAGTTATCGGTGGTGGCGACGGTGGCGCCATTCGTGAAATTATTAAGCACCCCAGTGTTGAGAAGGCTGTGTTGGTGGAGATCGACCGTAGAGTAGTGGAAGTCTCTAAAGAATATCTGCCGGAGATTGCCTGTGCACTGGATGATCCGAAAGTAGAAGTTCACTGCGTGGATGGTATCCAGTATGTAAGGGATCACAAAAATGAATTTGATGTTATTCTTGTGGACTCCACCGATCCTATCGGTCCTGCTGTTGGTTTATTTGAAGGCAGCTTCTATAAGAATTGTTATGACGCATTAAAGGAAGATGGTATCTTTGTTGCTCAAACCGAATCTCCCTATTATAATGAGGAATTGATTCCTAAGGTAAACAAAGATATTCGGTCCCTATATCCTATTACTAACATTTACCTAGCCTATGTGCCTACATATCCCAGTGGCTGCTGGACCTTTACCATGGGTTCCAAGAAATACGATCCCAAGGCGGTAGATTTTAGTACCAGACCCAGCTACAAAACCCGTTACTATAATCATGATGTGCATAAAGCAGCCTTTGCGCTCCCTAATTTTGTACAAGAATTAATTAATAAATAATGGGGGTTTACCAATGTTTGATCTATTAGATCGATGCAGCGGATTCATGGGTTCCTCCCAGGACTACAGTAATTCCAGCGTAGTCCTGGTGGGAGCACCAATGGATTTTACTGTCAGTTTTCGACCAGGGACTCGTCAGGGGCCCCAATCAATTCGGCAGGTATCCATTGGGTTGGAGGAATACAGTGTGATGCTGGATCGCGATTTGGCTGATTATGCCTATTACGATGCTGGCGATGTTGCCATTCCCTTTGGTCATGTACTGGAAAGCTTAGAACGCATCAGTAAGGTGGTTGGCAATATTGTTCAGGACGATAAATTCCCCCTGGTGCTCGGGGGCGAACACTTAGTCAGCCTGCCAGTGATTGAGCAAGTGGTTAAGAAACACCCTGGACTTAAGGTACTTCACTTTGATGCCCATGCGGACTTACGCCAGGATTACATGGGTCAAACCCTTTCCCACGCTTCCGTCATGCGAAGGGTGACAGATCTGGTGGGCAGCCAGAATATTTACCAGTTTGGCATTCGTTCCGGTACCCGGGAGGAGTTCGACTATGCCCGAGGAAATACCCGCATGTACCCCGGAAAGGTTCTAGAACCTTTAAAACAGGTGCTGATGGAGCTTAGCGGCCATCCGGTGTATATAACCCTGGACATCGATGTGGTGGACCCTGCCTATGCCCCGGGAACCGGTACCGCAGAACCAGGTGGTTGTTCGTCCGCAGAAATTCTGGAAGCTATTCATGTTTTGAAGGATTTAAATGTGGTTGGTATGGACTTGGTGGAGATCAGCCCAGTTTATGACCATTCTGAAAGAACGGCCTTACTGGGGGCGAAGCTAGTCCGAGAAGCAATCTTAGCCTTTGGCAAACCTAAGTAAAAGGGCAGGTTAAAAATTTCTGGTATAAAAATTAAAATAATATTTGACTTCTGAGATCACTTTTTGTATACTAATCAATGTCAGTGGGCAAAACGCTGGCTGCGATTGGAGCTGTGGTGTAGTGGCCTAACATGCCTGCCTGTCACGCAGGAGAACGCGGGTTCGACTCCCGTCAGCTCCGCCACTTATAATGCCTCGATAGCTCAGTTGGTAGAGCAGCGGACTGAAAATCCGCGTGTCGCTGGTTCGATTCCGGCTCGAGGCACCATATTAAATTTTGAAGTGCGGAAGTGGCTCAGTGGTAGAGCATCGCCTTGCCAAGGCGAGGGTCGCGGGTTCGAATCCCGTCTTCCGCTCCATTTTCTATATCTGGCGGCATGGCCAAGTGGTAAGGCAGAGGACTGCAAATCCTTTATCCCCAGTTCGAATCTGGGTGCCGCCTCCAGTAAACTCCTGGGTTTATTAAACTCGGGAGTTTTTTGCATTTATATTAGAAAAATATATCTCTTAGATGATATTGTAATATGCATAATAAAAATTAAAGCGTCTCTTTGCGAGGCGCTTTAATCATTTGTAGAATAGACAATTTTATTATTACTAGCTTTTTGGGTAATTAGGGGATATATTTTGGTTCTTTCAGCGGGTAAGTAAATATAAATGACACCTGACCAGAGGTGTCATTTTAGCATGTAGAAATTATAAAATTTCTTATGCTTTAGGATACCTTAAGCTGATTTTCTTAAATCGTTGGTAGGCACATCAAAGCTTAATACTTTGCGGTTGCAGGCTACTACACAGCTGCCGCACTTAATGCAATCTGGATCTGTTAGTTGGCCGTTTTCATCCACGTTGGGAACAAGGCCCATTGGGCAGGCTTTGGTGCAAAGGCCACAGTTGGTGCATTTATCACTATTGATAAAGAGCGGCATTTTACCTTTACCGAACCAACTAGCCAATGTTCCCATAGGGCAAATATGGCACCAACTTCTGGGATGAACTGTTAGGGCCAATAAAATACCCACAGCGGTGGTAATAGTCAGTAGACGTACAAAGGCCATACCCATACCGTACCAGTCGCCCCAAGCAAGGTAAAGCTGAGAGCCTAAAACGACGAATATTAAACCTAACATAAAGGAACGGAGCTTATTTGATCGCAACCAACTGGGAACTGGTTTTCCTTGATTAAACTTCTGGAAGAAAACATCATAGAAGGCACCTCGTGGACACATCCAGTCACACCAGGAGCGACCACTAAAGAAGGACATACCAACTGCCCCAATCATACATAATAATAGAAGAAAACCCGCTGGTGGATAGACCCAACCGGCTCCAATTACTGCTGGTAACACGATCCAAGTTATAGCTTGCCTACGAACACGTTTTAATAGTGCTATGTTTTTCATAGTACTACCTCCTCTTTGCAATTTGAATAATCATGATGATAATACTAATATAATTTATTTATATTACGCTGTCAATATTAAAATGCGTAATAATATTATGTCAAATATATGACAATTTTTTTTCCAAGTTAGAAGGGAAAAGTCCTATAGAATGTCGAAGTGATAAATATCACAAATCCTATTTTTTAGGGGTGTTATAGATGCTGGAAACCTGTAAACGGTGCCGCTATGGGGTGGAGATTATCCGGGGAGACTACAAATGTGAGAAGCAGGAGATTAAAATTCCCAGAGATGAGGCGTTGTATCCTTTTAGGCGGTGTGAATTGTTTAGTTTTAAAAACTGCCTAGTTAAAATTAAAAAAATACATGAAAATGCAGAAATACCGAAAAAAGCCACTTCAGAGAGTGCTGGTTTTGATTTACATACAATAGAAAGCTTTACTATTTACCCCGGGGAGCATAAATCCGTGAGGACCGGCCTGGTTTTTGAGCTGCCACCTTCCTATGCTATGCTGGTATACCCCCGCAGTGGAAACGCTAAGAAACACGGAATTACATTAAGTAATGCAGTTGGTGTGGTGGACTCTGACTATCGGGGCGAGGTTATGGTACTGCTGTACAATACAGGGGATCACGAGGTATCCTTTCAGGTAGGGGATAGAATTGCCCAGGCGATCATTCATGCATTGCCTGATATAGAATTAATTGAGTGTGAGGAACTCAGTGATACAAAAAGAGGTAAGGGTGGCTTTGGCAGTACTGGTCTATAATTTAATTATTTTTCAAAAAACCCTTGCGAAAGCTGTCAAACTATGATATATTTTATAAGCGTTGACAGTGCCTCGATAGCTCAGTTGGTAGAGCAGCGGACTGAAAATCCGCGTGTCGCTGGTTCGATTCCGGCTCGAGGCACCATAATTAATTTTAAAAGTGCGGAAGTGGCTCAGTGGTAGAGCATCGCCTTGCCAAGGCGAGGGTCGCGGGTTCGAATCCCGTCTTCCGCTCCATGTTCCATATTTGGCGGCATAGCCAAGTGGTAAGGCAGAGGACTGCAAATCCTTTATTCCCCAGTTCGAATCTGGGTGCCGCCTCCAATAAAAAATTTAAGCCATCTACTAATTAGTAGGTGGCTTTTTTACTATATCAGAAAGTATAAAAACTTTCCGACTTGCATAAGGGTAACTAAGGCTTACGCCGTCGCCTAAAGGCTCTCGTGCCCTATAGGGTATGGCGTAAGCCAAGTTTTCTTTACATGCTAACGTTTTTTCCGTTTAGCTGGTCTACTCTTTTGGCTGGTAATTCGAGGTTGGTTGAACACTTCTGGAAGATAAGCAGTGGGTGCAGCGGCGGTAACTG
This genomic interval from Desulforamulus reducens MI-1 contains the following:
- a CDS encoding pyruvoyl-dependent arginine decarboxylase, with the translated sequence MLPTPKKYFVTAASSEGKSKLTAFDNALLKARIGNVNLLRVSSILPPGCQEDPGMVLPPGSLVPTAYGYIVSNVPGEIISACVGVGINSNDSFGVIMEFSGKCSKEEAEQNITNMVKEAFETRGMELKDIKIASAEHKVEKIGCALAAVPLWY
- the speE gene encoding polyamine aminopropyltransferase gives rise to the protein MELWYSERGIVPGLALSVEVSKVLHEEQTDFQHLAVVDTPLCGRMLWLDNIIMTSIKDEFIYHEMISHVALNTHENPKKVLVIGGGDGGAIREIIKHPSVEKAVLVEIDRRVVEVSKEYLPEIACALDDPKVEVHCVDGIQYVRDHKNEFDVILVDSTDPIGPAVGLFEGSFYKNCYDALKEDGIFVAQTESPYYNEELIPKVNKDIRSLYPITNIYLAYVPTYPSGCWTFTMGSKKYDPKAVDFSTRPSYKTRYYNHDVHKAAFALPNFVQELINK
- a CDS encoding 4Fe-4S binding protein, whose translation is MKNIALLKRVRRQAITWIVLPAVIGAGWVYPPAGFLLLLCMIGAVGMSFFSGRSWCDWMCPRGAFYDVFFQKFNQGKPVPSWLRSNKLRSFMLGLIFVVLGSQLYLAWGDWYGMGMAFVRLLTITTAVGILLALTVHPRSWCHICPMGTLASWFGKGKMPLFINSDKCTNCGLCTKACPMGLVPNVDENGQLTDPDCIKCGSCVVACNRKVLSFDVPTNDLRKSA
- the dut gene encoding dUTP diphosphatase, producing the protein MLETCKRCRYGVEIIRGDYKCEKQEIKIPRDEALYPFRRCELFSFKNCLVKIKKIHENAEIPKKATSESAGFDLHTIESFTIYPGEHKSVRTGLVFELPPSYAMLVYPRSGNAKKHGITLSNAVGVVDSDYRGEVMVLLYNTGDHEVSFQVGDRIAQAIIHALPDIELIECEELSDTKRGKGGFGSTGL
- the speB gene encoding agmatinase — its product is MFDLLDRCSGFMGSSQDYSNSSVVLVGAPMDFTVSFRPGTRQGPQSIRQVSIGLEEYSVMLDRDLADYAYYDAGDVAIPFGHVLESLERISKVVGNIVQDDKFPLVLGGEHLVSLPVIEQVVKKHPGLKVLHFDAHADLRQDYMGQTLSHASVMRRVTDLVGSQNIYQFGIRSGTREEFDYARGNTRMYPGKVLEPLKQVLMELSGHPVYITLDIDVVDPAYAPGTGTAEPGGCSSAEILEAIHVLKDLNVVGMDLVEISPVYDHSERTALLGAKLVREAILAFGKPK